A single genomic interval of Shewanella halotolerans harbors:
- a CDS encoding ABC transporter ATP-binding protein: MITITQAQLIRGSKTLLDEASLTVYPGHKVGLVGANGTGKSSLLALIMGHLSLDKGEISVPTGWQIATVAQETPALEVSALEYVIDGDREYRELEEALHKAQLEDNGHQIALLHGKIDAIGGYSIRARAASLLAGLGFSEAEQQNPVKSFSGGWRMRLNLAQALLCRSELLLLDEPTNHLDLDTMYWLESWIKAYQGTLILISHDRDFIDAIVDEIVHVEHHKLNYYKGNYTAFERIRAERMAQQQVAYERQQKERAHMQSFVDRFRYKASKAKQAQSRLKALERMTELLPSKADSPFYMAFRAPEALPNPLVKMEQVSVGYGDKAILNHVHLNLVPGARIGLLGRNGAGKSTLIKLLAEQLKPMSGLYEPNPGLNIGYFAQHQLEFLRLDESPLQHLTRLAPNNREQELRDFLGGYGFNGDMALSPVRPFSGGEKARLVLALLVWQRPNLLLLDEPTNHLDLEMRHALTMALQSFEGAMIIVSHDRHLLRLSCSDYYLVDGGEVKSFDGDLDDYHQWLLDAAKEANKPSAQDDATPAQDKKLQKRLEAELRQKLSPLKKAQAKLEKIQQDCSDKLAELENLLADTSLYEADNKAKLTQILAERTQHTQQLEESEMEWLELQENIEAIEQEAKLQG, translated from the coding sequence ATGATCACCATTACCCAAGCGCAACTTATTCGCGGCTCCAAGACCCTATTGGATGAAGCCTCTCTGACTGTCTATCCCGGCCACAAGGTGGGCCTGGTGGGTGCCAACGGCACGGGCAAGTCATCTCTGCTTGCGTTGATCATGGGACACCTCAGCCTGGATAAGGGTGAGATCAGCGTGCCTACGGGCTGGCAGATCGCCACAGTCGCCCAGGAGACCCCGGCGCTGGAGGTGAGCGCGCTGGAATATGTGATCGACGGCGACCGCGAATACCGCGAGCTGGAAGAGGCGCTGCACAAGGCACAGCTGGAGGATAACGGTCACCAGATCGCCCTGCTGCACGGCAAGATAGACGCCATTGGCGGCTACAGCATCCGCGCCCGCGCCGCCAGCCTGTTGGCAGGTCTGGGCTTTAGTGAGGCCGAGCAGCAAAATCCGGTGAAGAGCTTCTCGGGGGGATGGCGCATGCGTCTCAACCTGGCCCAGGCGCTGCTGTGCCGCTCCGAACTCCTGCTACTGGACGAACCCACCAACCACCTCGACTTGGACACCATGTACTGGCTAGAGAGCTGGATCAAGGCCTATCAGGGCACGCTGATCCTCATCAGCCACGACAGGGACTTTATCGACGCCATCGTCGACGAGATAGTGCATGTCGAGCACCATAAGCTCAACTACTACAAGGGCAACTACACCGCCTTCGAACGCATCCGCGCCGAACGCATGGCCCAGCAACAGGTAGCCTATGAGCGCCAACAGAAAGAGCGCGCCCATATGCAATCTTTCGTCGATCGCTTCCGCTACAAGGCCAGCAAGGCCAAGCAGGCCCAGAGCCGTCTCAAGGCGCTGGAGCGGATGACAGAGCTGCTGCCCTCCAAGGCCGACAGCCCCTTCTACATGGCGTTTCGCGCCCCCGAGGCCCTGCCCAACCCGTTGGTGAAAATGGAGCAAGTCTCAGTCGGCTATGGCGACAAGGCGATCCTCAACCATGTGCACCTGAACCTGGTGCCAGGTGCCCGCATCGGCCTGCTTGGTCGTAACGGCGCGGGTAAATCGACGCTTATTAAGCTGCTGGCCGAACAACTCAAGCCCATGAGTGGCCTGTATGAGCCAAATCCCGGCCTCAATATCGGTTACTTCGCCCAGCATCAGCTGGAGTTTCTGCGCCTGGATGAGTCGCCGCTACAGCACCTGACGCGACTCGCCCCAAACAACAGGGAACAGGAGCTGAGGGACTTCCTCGGCGGCTACGGCTTTAATGGCGACATGGCCCTGTCACCGGTACGTCCCTTCTCCGGCGGTGAGAAGGCCCGTCTGGTGCTGGCGCTACTGGTGTGGCAACGCCCTAACCTCTTGCTGCTCGATGAGCCCACCAACCACCTGGATCTCGAGATGCGTCACGCCCTGACCATGGCGCTGCAATCCTTCGAGGGTGCCATGATCATAGTCTCCCACGATAGACACTTGCTGCGCCTGAGCTGTAGCGACTACTACCTGGTGGATGGCGGAGAGGTGAAGAGCTTCGACGGCGACCTGGACGACTATCATCAGTGGCTGCTGGACGCCGCCAAGGAGGCTAACAAGCCTTCCGCCCAGGATGATGCGACACCGGCCCAGGACAAGAAGCTGCAGAAACGACTGGAAGCTGAGCTGAGACAGAAACTGTCACCGCTGAAGAAGGCGCAGGCCAAGCTTGAGAAGATCCAACAAGATTGCAGCGACAAGCTGGCCGAGCTGGAAAACCTGCTGGCCGACACCAGCCTGTATGAGGCCGACAACAAGGCCAAACTCACCCAGATCCTGGCCGAGCGGACCCAGCATACCCAACAGCTTGAAGAGAGCGAGATGGAGTGGCTCGAGTTGCAAGAGAACATAGAGGCCATAGAGCAAGAGGCCAAGCTGCAGGGCTAA
- a CDS encoding hydrolase: MTQRTFTPPWWARNPHVQTILPVLTKVNKPALTRQRLELDDGDFIDLDWLAKPTQAGPTQAEPTQIEPIVVLVHGLEGSADSHYARRLLTLLGEHKVAALVHHHRSCSGVTNRLARSYHSGDTQDLHTTLSQLRRDYPDSPLLAVGYSLGGNVLTKYMGEHGSDSLVDRAVVISAPLQLGACAKRLRHGFSKIYQSYLIKQLQQKVRDKLALPDLSAQMPVTQAEVESLTTFHLFDDRVTAPLHGFNGVEDYYRRASGLPYLSQVAKPTLVIHAKDDPFMTDEVIPTQEALSPQVTYELHQQGGHVGFIDGGHPLKPRYYLEQRIVHFLLEA, from the coding sequence ATGACCCAGCGTACCTTCACGCCCCCCTGGTGGGCAAGAAATCCCCATGTGCAAACTATCCTGCCTGTGCTGACTAAGGTGAACAAGCCAGCCCTCACTCGCCAGCGCCTGGAACTGGATGATGGCGACTTTATCGATCTCGACTGGCTGGCTAAACCCACACAAGCTGGGCCCACACAGGCTGAGCCCACACAAATTGAACCGATAGTCGTGTTAGTGCATGGACTAGAGGGCAGCGCCGACTCTCACTATGCCAGACGTCTGCTCACTCTGCTGGGCGAGCACAAGGTTGCCGCCTTGGTGCATCATCATCGCAGCTGTTCTGGCGTGACCAATCGTCTCGCCCGCAGCTATCACAGCGGCGATACGCAGGACCTGCACACCACACTCAGCCAGCTGCGAAGGGACTATCCCGACTCGCCTCTGCTGGCGGTGGGTTACAGCCTGGGCGGTAATGTGCTGACCAAATATATGGGCGAGCATGGCAGTGACAGCCTGGTGGATCGCGCCGTGGTGATCTCGGCGCCGCTGCAGCTCGGCGCCTGCGCCAAACGCCTCAGACACGGCTTCTCCAAGATCTACCAGAGCTATCTCATCAAGCAGCTACAGCAGAAGGTGCGCGACAAGCTGGCCCTGCCAGATCTGAGCGCCCAGATGCCGGTGACCCAGGCCGAGGTAGAGAGTCTGACCACCTTTCATCTGTTCGACGACAGAGTCACCGCGCCGCTGCACGGCTTCAATGGCGTCGAAGACTATTATCGGCGCGCCAGCGGTCTGCCCTACCTGAGTCAGGTGGCTAAGCCGACCCTGGTGATCCACGCCAAGGACGATCCCTTCATGACAGATGAGGTGATCCCGACTCAGGAGGCGCTCTCGCCCCAGGTCACCTACGAGCTGCACCAACAGGGGGGTCACGTCGGCTTTATCGACGGCGGTCATCCCCTCAAGCCCAGATATTATCTGGAGCAGCGCATCGTCCATTTTCTGCTGGAGGCTTA
- a CDS encoding twin-arginine translocation signal domain-containing protein: MNRRTFLTTALVGTGALALGVNLYHPPQVRVSASLDQSHRLLFSLLVPVFLDGALPHTQSLRVAAQNRTLDAIVATMDLLPEESRDELEQLLELLESRLGLLLLTGNMTPLLMRQPQELAAMLEAWRTSFLDLMVTAYQGLRELVLASYYSCPEHWTRLNYEKPRLFN, from the coding sequence ATGAATCGACGCACCTTTTTGACCACGGCCCTGGTGGGGACCGGCGCCCTGGCACTGGGAGTAAACCTGTATCATCCGCCGCAGGTGAGGGTGAGTGCATCCCTGGATCAGTCCCATCGTCTGCTGTTTAGCCTGCTGGTGCCCGTGTTTCTAGACGGCGCCTTACCCCATACCCAGTCGCTGCGCGTGGCGGCGCAAAACCGCACCCTAGATGCCATAGTGGCGACCATGGATCTGCTACCCGAGGAATCTCGAGACGAGCTCGAGCAACTGCTGGAGCTGCTTGAGTCGCGCCTGGGACTGCTACTGCTTACCGGTAACATGACCCCCTTGCTGATGCGTCAGCCCCAGGAGCTGGCGGCCATGCTGGAGGCCTGGCGAACGAGTTTTCTCGACCTTATGGTCACCGCCTATCAAGGGCTGCGAGAGCTGGTGCTGGCAAGCTATTACAGCTGCCCCGAGCATTGGACACGACTAAATTACGAGAAGCCACGGCTGTTTAATTGA
- a CDS encoding GMC family oxidoreductase, giving the protein MAIEDPIVTGLANGWKHIDASQLTQDQTLEADVVIVGSGAGGGVAAEIMTEAGLSVIIVEGGPLKSSESFNMEERRAYPNLYQQAASMKTKDKAIGIFQGRAVGGSTTINWTTSIRTPENALAFWAEHKSVEGLSREALTPWFEKMEQRLSITEWPFEPNRNNMAIKQGCEALGWDYTVIKRNVAGCWNTGYCGMGCPVNAKQSMLVTTIPAALDRGATLVSRAKVSKIEHHNDKVYALKAQTLTESLRPSGVQLMLKAKHFILSAGAIHTPALMMRSRLPDPQKLLGKRTFLHPTVLSGALFNDAINGHSGAPQSIYSDQFVWQDGADGELGYKLEVPPIHPVLIASKSLGYGQSHAELMAQFNQLQVTIALMRDGYHADSPGGQVQLTDKGYTLDYPLTDAFWRAARRAFASMAELQFAAGAQKVLPMSEGMPFLPSWQAAKEAIADMTLAPFKTVVASAHVMGGCPLGEDKQMAMVDSRGRSHYLENLSVMDGSLFPTSLGANPQLSIYGITARNASLLAEELGGA; this is encoded by the coding sequence TTGGCCATCGAAGATCCCATAGTGACCGGCCTTGCAAACGGCTGGAAACATATAGATGCCAGTCAACTGACCCAAGACCAAACCCTTGAGGCCGACGTGGTGATTGTCGGCAGCGGCGCCGGTGGTGGCGTGGCGGCCGAGATCATGACCGAGGCTGGGCTGTCTGTGATTATCGTCGAAGGTGGGCCACTGAAATCGTCCGAGAGCTTCAACATGGAAGAAAGGCGCGCCTACCCCAACCTCTATCAGCAGGCCGCCTCGATGAAGACCAAGGACAAGGCGATCGGCATCTTTCAGGGACGCGCCGTCGGCGGCTCCACCACCATCAACTGGACTACCTCGATTCGCACCCCGGAAAATGCCCTGGCGTTCTGGGCCGAGCATAAGTCGGTCGAAGGCCTCTCCAGGGAGGCGCTAACGCCCTGGTTCGAGAAGATGGAGCAGCGGCTGAGCATTACCGAGTGGCCCTTCGAGCCCAACCGCAACAACATGGCGATCAAGCAGGGTTGTGAGGCATTGGGCTGGGACTATACCGTCATCAAACGCAACGTGGCCGGCTGCTGGAACACTGGCTACTGCGGCATGGGCTGCCCGGTCAACGCCAAGCAGTCTATGCTGGTCACCACGATACCTGCGGCGCTGGATCGCGGCGCGACTCTGGTGAGCCGCGCCAAGGTGAGCAAGATAGAACACCATAACGACAAGGTGTACGCCCTCAAGGCCCAGACGTTAACCGAGTCACTGCGCCCCAGTGGTGTGCAGCTGATGTTAAAGGCCAAGCACTTTATCCTCAGCGCCGGTGCCATCCATACGCCGGCCCTGATGATGCGCTCCCGCCTGCCGGATCCGCAAAAGCTGCTGGGTAAGCGCACCTTCCTGCACCCGACCGTGCTCAGTGGCGCCCTGTTTAACGACGCCATCAATGGCCATAGCGGTGCGCCACAATCCATCTATTCGGATCAGTTTGTCTGGCAAGATGGCGCTGATGGCGAGCTGGGCTATAAGCTGGAGGTGCCGCCCATCCACCCCGTGTTAATTGCCTCGAAATCTCTGGGATATGGTCAGAGTCACGCCGAGCTGATGGCCCAGTTTAATCAGCTACAGGTGACAATTGCTCTGATGCGAGACGGCTATCATGCGGACAGCCCGGGTGGCCAGGTGCAGCTGACAGACAAGGGCTATACCCTGGATTATCCACTGACCGACGCCTTCTGGCGAGCCGCCCGCCGCGCCTTTGCCAGCATGGCCGAGCTGCAGTTTGCCGCCGGGGCGCAGAAGGTGTTGCCCATGAGCGAGGGGATGCCCTTTCTGCCGAGCTGGCAGGCGGCCAAGGAGGCTATCGCCGATATGACCCTGGCCCCCTTCAAGACAGTGGTGGCGTCGGCCCATGTGATGGGCGGCTGCCCGCTGGGCGAAGATAAGCAGATGGCCATGGTAGATAGCCGGGGGCGCAGCCATTATCTGGAAAATCTGTCGGTGATGGACGGCTCGCTGTTCCCCACCAGTCTCGGAGCTAATCCTCAGCTCTCCATCTACGGCATTACCGCCCGCAACGCCAGCCTGTTGGCCGAAGAGCTAGGTGGAGCATAA
- a CDS encoding TIGR02444 family protein, translated as MSHVNHFDASLWQTCDSLYEKGQLLYLKLQDEYGLNVNLLLLAQWLDEQHYYLSDQDWRQLSEQVEAWEQKVLKPYRRLRKLSKHNLAEAEYRQMLEVELMLERKSQGMILRQLRQLPNEQGQANLPRYLGLFQIEIDKYHQLAQTLIR; from the coding sequence ATGAGCCATGTAAATCATTTTGACGCCAGCCTGTGGCAGACCTGCGACAGCCTCTACGAGAAGGGGCAGTTGCTCTACCTCAAGCTGCAAGATGAATACGGGCTCAACGTCAATCTCCTGCTGCTGGCCCAGTGGCTCGACGAGCAGCACTACTACCTGAGCGACCAGGATTGGCGCCAGCTCAGCGAGCAGGTCGAGGCCTGGGAGCAGAAGGTGCTCAAGCCCTACCGCAGGCTGAGAAAGCTGAGCAAACACAACCTGGCCGAGGCCGAGTATCGCCAGATGCTAGAGGTGGAACTCATGCTGGAGCGCAAATCCCAGGGGATGATACTGCGCCAGCTAAGACAGCTTCCCAATGAGCAGGGCCAGGCGAATCTGCCCCGCTATCTCGGCCTGTTTCAGATAGAGATAGACAAGTACCACCAGCTGGCACAGACGCTGATCCGCTAA